A genomic region of Nostoc sp. UHCC 0702 contains the following coding sequences:
- a CDS encoding decarboxylase, which translates to MASLETSYELGVESEELNFLSSHLPFSHELAQELLNIYDSPLYVYQADILNQTITRIIKAFSYPQTQFRFASVTNGNISLLQIFRAAGWGLHANTPGDIYLGLQAGFSPEQIVYSGSNLNRVEMEQVLNWGVRTLNLDSISQLQLCCEVYKSLTCSFSLRLGLRLNLPEITGDSRIGVRPEEFADAIALTHQVGLKLSGLHFYRGTGTNATAAFTNVIDQVIATAKLLPDWEYLDFGGGFGYPYHHDGAAFNWETFGAVLSNKISHLGRDIELVIEPGRAAIAGCGILLAKVVSVKWQADKQIVGVDTTVANLSVPSVHGSYREIVTWNSVDKSKFYTTDICGNTTYSRDYLGKNCQLPALKIGHIIAILDVGAYGYAMSSHFLYRPKPAEILLENGTHRLIRWREDYSVLLANQVFK; encoded by the coding sequence ATGGCAAGCTTAGAAACAAGTTATGAGTTAGGAGTTGAAAGTGAGGAATTAAACTTCTTATCTAGTCATCTTCCTTTCTCTCACGAACTTGCTCAAGAATTATTAAATATTTACGATTCACCTCTCTACGTTTACCAAGCTGACATCTTAAATCAAACTATCACACGCATCATTAAGGCTTTTTCTTATCCTCAGACTCAATTTCGCTTTGCTAGTGTTACCAATGGCAATATTTCACTGCTGCAAATTTTTCGCGCCGCAGGTTGGGGACTACATGCTAATACCCCTGGAGACATTTATTTGGGATTACAAGCAGGTTTTTCACCAGAACAAATTGTCTACAGTGGAAGTAATTTAAATCGTGTGGAGATGGAACAAGTCTTAAATTGGGGTGTCAGAACTCTCAATTTGGATAGTATTTCTCAGTTGCAACTCTGCTGCGAAGTCTATAAATCTTTGACTTGCTCATTTTCTCTTCGTCTAGGCTTACGTCTTAACTTACCTGAAATTACTGGTGATAGCCGTATTGGTGTACGTCCAGAAGAATTTGCTGATGCGATCGCTCTGACTCATCAAGTAGGATTAAAACTCAGTGGGTTGCATTTTTATCGAGGTACAGGTACTAATGCTACAGCAGCTTTTACCAATGTAATTGATCAAGTAATAGCTACAGCAAAACTTTTACCTGATTGGGAATATCTGGATTTTGGCGGTGGTTTTGGCTATCCATATCATCATGATGGTGCAGCTTTTAACTGGGAAACTTTTGGTGCAGTTTTGAGCAATAAAATCAGCCATTTAGGAAGAGATATTGAGTTAGTCATTGAGCCTGGACGTGCAGCGATCGCAGGCTGTGGTATTTTACTTGCTAAAGTAGTATCTGTGAAATGGCAAGCAGATAAACAAATTGTAGGAGTTGATACCACCGTTGCTAATCTTTCTGTCCCCTCGGTACACGGTAGTTATCGGGAAATTGTGACTTGGAATAGTGTAGATAAATCAAAATTTTATACAACAGATATTTGTGGAAATACTACATATTCACGAGATTATTTAGGAAAAAATTGCCAATTACCAGCTTTAAAAATTGGTCACATCATTGCCATTTTAGATGTGGGTGCTTATGGCTATGCTATGTCTTCGCATTTTTTATATCGTCCTAAACCTGCGGAGATTTTATTAGAAAATGGTACACATCGCTTGATTCGTTGGCGGGAAGATTACAGTGTTTTATTAGCAAATCAGGTGTTTAAATAG
- a CDS encoding asparagine synthase: MKKIPSGEKINQPQEFIGYWGYGSRRELEARLSIIKTRHTTSGQLSDFDSLSQNNCPIWNVLYIGFSQESILPIDHGERIAGISASGIFTYLHDGSFLPDAWAKLHQSDRLILGREPFGRVPLYWMQQQEIIWFASRLQLLLKVVENPEVNIPALYGYSCFSYVPNPLTPVSQIFAVPAGEELVWQTQSESQKLSVPISQRLSQWCEAAVQIKDETTAVKELQTLLQQAIERQISDLTDEPVGVFLSGGLDSSVVAALLVEAGIKVIGYILDFGNAGISESLYAEIVAQHLQIPLVKVDANPHQIQKNLIATVQALDLPFGDGVTVPLFLLGQRASQDTKVIFNGEGGDQLFAGWTNKPLIAAGVYQSENSSTPENFIQQYLRTFHRLWGYEAQIYQPHIYDQIQNLHPEDWIAEALNPEYGTAMLHRLRRASLMLKGPQNIHPRATALGFTHGLFVRSPFCDLPLAEWTFQVSGELCLQGVCEKYILKRTVENLLPSEIVWRQKRGMGVPLTSWCLNEFWNSLGKWLNPGKLRLENRFYPHLAAQIADGNLGGTIQGRRIGEILWLLIMWELWRVYVFGEESGKESFDHPFWLPQRLWRFQKKWQA, from the coding sequence ATGAAAAAAATTCCGTCGGGTGAAAAGATAAATCAGCCCCAGGAATTTATTGGATATTGGGGTTATGGTTCTCGACGCGAGTTAGAAGCACGACTAAGTATTATTAAAACACGGCATACCACCTCTGGTCAATTATCAGATTTCGACTCGCTATCCCAGAATAACTGCCCTATTTGGAATGTTTTATATATTGGTTTTTCACAAGAATCAATCTTGCCAATTGATCATGGAGAACGAATAGCTGGTATATCTGCATCTGGAATATTTACTTACTTACATGATGGTTCCTTTTTACCTGATGCTTGGGCAAAATTACACCAAAGCGATCGCTTAATTTTAGGACGAGAACCTTTTGGAAGAGTCCCCCTGTATTGGATGCAACAACAAGAAATCATTTGGTTTGCATCTCGTTTGCAACTGCTGTTGAAAGTTGTGGAAAATCCTGAAGTCAACATTCCTGCTTTATACGGTTATTCTTGCTTTTCTTATGTTCCCAATCCCCTAACACCAGTGAGTCAAATATTTGCAGTTCCGGCTGGAGAGGAGTTAGTCTGGCAAACTCAATCTGAGTCACAAAAGCTTTCAGTACCAATTTCTCAACGTTTATCACAATGGTGTGAAGCAGCTGTGCAAATAAAAGATGAAACAACGGCTGTCAAAGAACTACAAACTCTGCTTCAACAAGCTATTGAACGGCAAATTTCTGACTTAACAGATGAACCCGTAGGCGTTTTTCTCTCCGGGGGATTAGATTCTTCTGTTGTAGCCGCCTTACTGGTGGAAGCGGGAATAAAAGTGATTGGCTATATCTTGGATTTTGGGAATGCAGGTATTTCAGAATCTCTCTATGCCGAAATTGTCGCCCAACATCTGCAAATTCCCTTAGTAAAAGTTGATGCTAACCCCCATCAAATCCAGAAGAATCTGATTGCAACTGTACAGGCGCTAGATTTGCCTTTTGGCGATGGTGTGACAGTTCCGTTGTTTCTTTTAGGACAAAGGGCTAGCCAAGATACTAAGGTGATTTTTAACGGCGAAGGTGGCGACCAATTGTTTGCAGGTTGGACGAATAAACCTTTAATAGCAGCAGGAGTTTATCAAAGCGAAAATTCCTCTACTCCAGAAAATTTTATCCAACAATATCTCCGCACTTTTCACCGTCTTTGGGGTTACGAGGCTCAAATCTACCAACCACATATTTATGATCAGATACAAAATTTACATCCAGAAGACTGGATTGCAGAAGCACTTAACCCTGAGTATGGCACAGCCATGCTGCATCGGTTGCGCCGTGCCAGTTTGATGCTGAAAGGGCCACAAAATATACATCCGCGTGCGACTGCTTTAGGGTTTACTCATGGGTTATTTGTGCGATCGCCTTTCTGCGACTTACCATTGGCTGAGTGGACATTTCAGGTATCTGGAGAACTCTGTTTACAAGGAGTTTGTGAGAAATACATCCTCAAGCGAACCGTAGAAAACTTATTACCCTCAGAAATTGTTTGGCGACAAAAGCGTGGTATGGGAGTACCTTTAACCTCTTGGTGTTTGAATGAGTTTTGGAATTCCCTTGGTAAGTGGTTAAATCCTGGCAAACTTCGTTTAGAAAACCGCTTTTATCCCCATCTTGCAGCACAAATTGCTGATGGAAATTTGGGCGGTACTATTCAAGGTCGTCGTATTGGTGAAATTTTATGGTTGCTGATTATGTGGGAACTTTGGCGAGTGTATGTTTTTGGTGAAGAATCGGGGAAAGAATCTTTTGATCATCCATTTTGGCTACCACAAAGATTATGGAGATTTCAAAAAAAATGGCAAGCTTAG
- a CDS encoding DUF3859 domain-containing protein has translation MMQRLTTEQLTQIIAEVGNLQARREAEIEPEQVKQILHELGLAPDLLDEALVQVQRQQALQVQQKRNRTIAIGVIAAVAIAIMATLFTIQQHNSTLERVSAQRNRITLTQDDGSNLRNISRQNSPEIFYRVTLKDAPVGQKLDFTCNWVNPNGEIVKQNRYQTREIDKSIWDTHCRYIIGSASTPGKWKVQIFLQSRQLSETEFEVK, from the coding sequence ATGATGCAAAGACTAACTACAGAGCAACTAACGCAGATCATCGCTGAAGTAGGAAACCTGCAAGCACGTCGAGAAGCAGAAATTGAACCCGAACAAGTTAAGCAAATTTTACACGAATTAGGTTTAGCGCCGGATTTGCTTGATGAAGCGCTCGTTCAAGTGCAACGCCAGCAAGCTTTGCAAGTACAGCAAAAACGTAATCGTACAATTGCTATCGGGGTGATTGCTGCTGTGGCGATCGCCATTATGGCTACTTTATTTACTATTCAACAGCATAATTCTACTCTTGAGAGAGTTTCTGCTCAAAGAAACCGCATCACTCTCACTCAAGATGATGGCAGTAACCTGAGAAATATTTCACGCCAGAACAGCCCAGAAATTTTTTACCGTGTGACGTTGAAAGATGCACCGGTGGGTCAAAAGCTAGATTTCACCTGCAATTGGGTTAATCCTAATGGTGAAATTGTCAAGCAAAACCGCTATCAAACCCGTGAAATTGACAAATCCATTTGGGATACTCACTGTCGTTACATCATTGGTTCTGCATCGACTCCAGGTAAGTGGAAGGTGCAAATATTTCTTCAAAGTCGCCAACTTAGCGAAACAGAATTTGAAGTGAAATAG
- a CDS encoding HAMP domain-containing histidine kinase, translated as MDFSQTLIEKSDAIIDRWVQAVYQDQQIEATKELTFKAVRDSLPRVLKALATVLSESEKSDLQTVVDASLEHGTLRAEQGFEPAEIAREYRLLRFVIFSFLEEDLLQASPVDLLRAVRLIDTVIDEAIARCFNSYTYGRLQELKQLQSQLRLTNQELTRLVRVNKDCLSQLAHELKTPLTSIIGYADLFLRQHRQQSKVQDSYSNIESIERVLRSGRLLLRLINDTLEISRYDAGRMKLQPTLCDVPELINSVVEIIEPLARPKELSLIVDCDRAPEQVTTDPLRFQQIITNLLSNAIRYTESGTVRLDCWKESQQQWAISVTDTGIGISPDAQTQIFNPYFRAVTDPQVQGSDGTGLGLAIVSRLVELMHSHIRVVSQPGKGSTFTVILPLEAMAAPTSLTNAHEDKAENPDS; from the coding sequence ATGGATTTTAGCCAAACTTTAATTGAGAAAAGTGATGCCATTATTGATCGCTGGGTACAAGCAGTTTACCAGGATCAACAAATTGAGGCGACAAAAGAGCTTACTTTCAAAGCTGTCAGGGATAGCTTACCCCGTGTTTTGAAAGCATTAGCAACGGTACTTTCGGAATCTGAAAAAAGTGATTTGCAGACGGTAGTAGATGCCAGCCTAGAACACGGCACACTTCGTGCAGAACAGGGATTCGAGCCAGCAGAAATTGCGCGAGAGTATCGTTTACTCCGGTTCGTTATTTTTTCTTTCTTGGAAGAAGATTTGTTACAGGCATCTCCTGTAGATCTGTTACGGGCTGTTCGACTGATTGATACAGTAATTGATGAAGCGATCGCTCGTTGCTTTAACAGTTATACTTATGGACGACTGCAAGAGCTTAAACAACTCCAGAGTCAGTTGCGATTAACTAACCAAGAGCTAACTCGTTTAGTTCGCGTCAATAAAGATTGCCTTTCTCAGTTGGCTCATGAACTGAAAACACCCCTAACTTCAATCATTGGCTATGCAGACTTATTTCTACGCCAGCATCGTCAACAATCAAAAGTCCAGGACTCATATTCAAATATCGAAAGTATTGAGCGCGTCCTCAGAAGTGGCAGGCTTCTCCTCCGTTTGATCAACGACACTCTGGAAATTTCGCGTTACGATGCTGGTAGAATGAAATTACAACCGACTCTATGTGATGTGCCTGAGTTAATCAATTCAGTTGTAGAGATCATTGAACCATTAGCGCGTCCTAAAGAATTATCCTTAATTGTTGATTGCGATCGCGCTCCAGAACAGGTTACTACCGATCCCCTTCGGTTTCAGCAAATTATCACGAATCTGCTCAGCAATGCCATTCGTTACACAGAATCTGGTACAGTCCGTTTAGACTGCTGGAAAGAATCTCAACAGCAATGGGCAATCTCTGTTACGGATACAGGTATTGGTATTTCTCCAGATGCTCAAACACAAATTTTCAATCCTTATTTTCGTGCAGTAACTGATCCGCAAGTCCAAGGTTCTGATGGTACAGGATTGGGCTTAGCGATTGTATCTCGCTTAGTTGAGTTAATGCACAGTCACATCAGAGTAGTTTCACAACCAGGGAAAGGCTCTACATTTACGGTAATTCTACCATTAGAAGCGATGGCTGCGCCAACGTCTTTGACGAACGCACATGAAGATAAAGCAGAAAATCCAGATTCTTAA
- a CDS encoding helix-turn-helix transcriptional regulator, which yields MGRVRLRIRELSEKRGWTLQDVADRAGVNYNTVKSYARRDDGMNTVDLSAVYKIARAFDVTIEDLMELVGE from the coding sequence ATGGGACGAGTTAGACTGCGAATTCGAGAATTATCTGAAAAGCGAGGTTGGACGCTGCAAGATGTTGCTGACCGCGCAGGAGTCAACTACAACACAGTCAAAAGTTATGCTCGTCGTGATGATGGTATGAATACAGTTGATTTGAGTGCAGTGTATAAAATAGCTCGTGCTTTTGATGTGACGATTGAAGACTTAATGGAATTGGTGGGAGAATAG
- a CDS encoding helix-turn-helix transcriptional regulator, giving the protein MGLVRLKIRELAAERNWTIKEVAERAKVNYNTVKSYARHPGMNMVDLTAVQKIARAFNISIEELMEVVEE; this is encoded by the coding sequence ATGGGGCTAGTTAGACTAAAGATTAGAGAACTCGCAGCAGAAAGAAATTGGACAATCAAAGAGGTAGCCGAACGTGCCAAGGTAAACTACAACACAGTAAAAAGTTACGCCCGACACCCTGGTATGAATATGGTTGATTTGACTGCTGTTCAGAAAATAGCCCGTGCTTTTAATATATCCATCGAAGAGTTGATGGAAGTGGTGGAAGAGTAA
- a CDS encoding type II toxin-antitoxin system HicB family antitoxin, which translates to MARTFTAIIYWEEDVYVAECPEVGTASQGETIEEAISNLKQATELYLEEFPLPKTSPRLLTTFEVISA; encoded by the coding sequence ATGGCCCGCACGTTTACAGCGATCATATATTGGGAAGAAGATGTTTATGTGGCTGAATGTCCAGAAGTAGGAACGGCTAGCCAAGGTGAAACAATAGAAGAGGCGATCTCTAATCTTAAACAAGCAACTGAGCTTTACTTAGAAGAATTTCCTCTTCCTAAAACTAGTCCCCGTTTGTTAACTACATTTGAGGTAATCAGTGCCTAA
- a CDS encoding Uma2 family endonuclease, with amino-acid sequence MTGLLPTSQSTEIFYPSSDGEPLAETSVHADAIINTVIALRQYLQERSAIVLADQFLYYAQGFPRLRVAPDVMVIFNVAPGGRDNYKIWEEGQVPVVIFEMTSVGTKNQDMGFKKTLYEQLGVLEYWLFDPKGEWIPEKLQGYRLRGEVYEAITDSRCEPLQLRLQVEGQLISFYREDSGEKLLIPQELAEALKQEKLARQQAQEQARQAESQVERLKEHLRSLGVDPDTI; translated from the coding sequence ATGACTGGCCTCTTACCTACTTCTCAATCAACTGAAATTTTCTACCCAAGTTCGGATGGTGAACCCTTGGCTGAGACTTCTGTTCATGCAGATGCAATAATTAATACAGTTATTGCCTTACGTCAATATCTTCAAGAACGTTCAGCAATTGTACTTGCAGATCAGTTTCTATATTATGCACAAGGATTTCCCAGATTGCGGGTTGCTCCAGATGTGATGGTTATTTTCAACGTCGCACCTGGAGGTCGGGATAATTACAAGATTTGGGAAGAGGGACAAGTGCCTGTAGTTATCTTTGAAATGACCTCTGTTGGTACTAAAAATCAGGACATGGGCTTCAAAAAAACTTTGTATGAACAGTTAGGTGTTCTTGAATACTGGTTATTTGATCCCAAAGGAGAATGGATTCCAGAAAAGTTGCAAGGATACCGACTACGAGGCGAGGTATATGAGGCAATTACAGATAGTCGATGTGAGCCTTTGCAACTACGCTTGCAAGTAGAGGGGCAATTGATTAGTTTTTATCGAGAGGATAGTGGAGAAAAATTACTAATTCCTCAAGAGTTGGCAGAGGCACTCAAGCAAGAAAAATTGGCTAGACAACAAGCCCAAGAGCAAGCCAGACAAGCTGAATCGCAGGTGGAAAGATTGAAAGAACATTTGCGATCGCTTGGTGTTGACCCTGATACTATTTAG
- the ccsB gene encoding c-type cytochrome biogenesis protein CcsB, producing the protein MNLVGLQNWLDNASFAVLFLTMLVYWVGAAFPNLSATAALGTAGMAIANLCIATLLGSRWIEAGYFPLSNLYESLFFLTWGITTIHLIAENTSRSRLVGVVTAPVAMGIAAFATLTLPSEMQVAEPLVPALKSNWLMMHVSVMMLSYAALMVGSLLAIAFLIVTRGQNIQLQGSSVGTGGYRSNGYRLQKAGELISQPPTPPVENNGFARHEHNNNGNGNTAVLGAVVATPIQNQQSTVQNSEPLSPQRLSLAETLDNMSYRVIGLGFPLLTIGIIAGAVWANEAWGSYWSWDPKETWALITWLVFAAYLHTRITRGWQGLRPAILAATGFFVVWICYLGVNLLGKGLHSYGWFF; encoded by the coding sequence ATGAATCTGGTTGGACTCCAGAATTGGCTGGACAATGCCTCCTTTGCCGTCTTATTCCTAACCATGCTGGTGTATTGGGTGGGGGCAGCTTTCCCGAATCTGTCAGCAACTGCGGCTTTGGGTACAGCGGGGATGGCGATCGCAAATTTGTGCATAGCTACCCTTTTAGGGTCACGATGGATAGAAGCTGGTTATTTCCCCCTGAGTAATTTGTATGAATCTTTATTTTTCTTAACTTGGGGAATTACTACCATCCATTTAATTGCTGAAAATACCAGTCGTAGCCGCTTAGTAGGAGTTGTCACCGCCCCTGTGGCTATGGGGATCGCTGCTTTTGCCACTCTCACACTGCCGTCAGAAATGCAGGTGGCAGAACCCTTAGTACCCGCATTGAAGTCGAATTGGCTGATGATGCACGTCAGTGTGATGATGTTAAGTTATGCCGCTTTAATGGTGGGTTCATTATTAGCGATCGCTTTTTTGATTGTGACTCGCGGTCAAAACATTCAACTACAGGGCAGTTCTGTTGGTACAGGTGGCTATCGTAGCAATGGCTACCGCTTGCAAAAAGCAGGTGAACTGATTTCTCAACCACCAACACCCCCTGTAGAAAATAACGGCTTTGCTCGTCATGAACATAATAACAACGGCAACGGCAATACTGCTGTTTTGGGAGCAGTAGTGGCAACCCCAATTCAAAACCAACAATCCACAGTTCAAAATTCAGAACCTCTTTCACCCCAGCGCCTTAGCTTAGCTGAAACCCTCGACAACATGAGTTACCGCGTCATTGGATTGGGATTTCCCTTGCTGACGATTGGCATTATTGCTGGTGCTGTTTGGGCGAATGAAGCTTGGGGTTCTTACTGGAGTTGGGATCCGAAAGAAACTTGGGCGTTAATTACTTGGTTAGTTTTCGCCGCCTATCTTCATACCCGTATCACTCGTGGTTGGCAAGGGCTGCGTCCGGCAATTTTAGCCGCTACTGGCTTTTTTGTTGTCTGGATTTGCTATCTTGGTGTGAATCTTTTAGGTAAAGGTTTGCATTCTTACGGGTGGTTTTTCTAA
- a CDS encoding DUF3352 domain-containing protein, which translates to MALPVVSIPMKKTKKPSLVLTLSAAGLLIAVGSTAYWLLTQGQPLWRDLPVGANIIPQDAVFAVSLTTDPKQWQKLHEFGTKETQIELEKNLVQLRDRFLTSNGYDFEKDIQPWVGDEVTLAILAPETGKPKIKPVVSNQDAASNDQSMVLVLPVKNPEIAKSIWTQPKAGKQGKWISRTYQGLDIKQTDGQAGESLCATLIDGQLLVITDNPKTTERAIDAYKNKATLATTGGFAQNIAKIASYHPFAQFYINVPTAAKIATASPNRHLPAQVLAQLQNNQGLAGTMTLEPEGISLKGVSWLNPNSQRVLAVENKPLKMQNRLPAETLMMLSGENLQRLWGDYVLTSQGNPLSPIPPEQLRGGVKSLTNLDLEQDLLRWMKGEFSVSVIPSSSKDGSPEDFRAGLVFMVQASDRKLAEASLQKLDDVMKNQYQFQIQPKTVAGQPVVNWIAPFGTLTATHGWLDKNVAFFILGAPVMDKIFPKPDNTLASTLGFQQTVPTELNPNNGQFFLDVERTMKNFPIPQLFSNQKTLLAATRSIGVTAAVSDNRSTRYDIFFALKKAGNSVIPNKSKNAAPTPNPTQSP; encoded by the coding sequence ATGGCACTGCCTGTTGTGTCTATTCCCATGAAGAAAACAAAGAAACCATCTCTGGTGCTGACGCTTTCAGCTGCTGGACTATTAATTGCTGTGGGAAGTACAGCATACTGGTTGTTAACCCAAGGACAACCACTTTGGAGAGATTTGCCAGTAGGTGCAAACATCATTCCCCAAGACGCTGTGTTTGCTGTTTCTTTAACTACAGATCCCAAACAATGGCAGAAATTGCATGAATTTGGGACAAAAGAAACCCAAATAGAACTGGAGAAAAATTTAGTACAATTGCGCGATCGCTTTCTTACAAGTAATGGTTATGACTTCGAGAAAGACATTCAACCTTGGGTAGGCGATGAAGTCACCCTGGCAATTTTGGCTCCAGAAACAGGTAAACCTAAAATTAAACCAGTGGTTAGCAATCAAGATGCTGCTAGTAATGACCAATCAATGGTGCTGGTGTTACCTGTGAAGAACCCAGAAATAGCCAAAAGCATCTGGACACAGCCCAAAGCCGGAAAACAAGGTAAATGGATTTCGCGCACATATCAAGGCTTAGACATTAAACAAACTGATGGACAGGCAGGGGAAAGCCTTTGTGCGACATTAATAGATGGGCAATTGTTAGTGATTACTGACAATCCTAAAACCACAGAACGAGCGATTGATGCCTATAAAAATAAAGCAACTCTAGCAACAACCGGAGGCTTTGCCCAAAATATTGCCAAAATCGCCAGTTATCATCCCTTTGCCCAGTTTTATATCAATGTCCCAACCGCTGCTAAAATAGCCACTGCTTCTCCAAACCGCCATTTACCTGCACAAGTCTTAGCCCAACTTCAAAATAACCAAGGTTTAGCAGGGACAATGACTTTAGAGCCTGAAGGTATCAGCTTAAAGGGTGTGTCATGGCTCAATCCTAACAGTCAGCGTGTGCTAGCGGTGGAAAACAAGCCCTTGAAAATGCAAAACCGCTTACCAGCGGAAACATTGATGATGTTGTCCGGTGAAAACTTACAAAGGTTGTGGGGAGATTACGTTTTAACATCCCAAGGAAATCCTCTTTCACCCATACCACCAGAACAGCTCAGAGGTGGCGTGAAATCTTTGACTAATCTTGATTTAGAGCAGGATTTGCTGCGTTGGATGAAAGGTGAGTTTTCGGTTTCAGTGATTCCCAGTAGCTCAAAAGATGGTTCACCAGAAGATTTTCGTGCGGGTTTGGTATTCATGGTACAGGCAAGCGATCGCAAATTAGCTGAAGCTTCCTTACAAAAACTGGATGATGTGATGAAAAATCAATATCAGTTCCAGATTCAACCGAAAACAGTCGCAGGTCAACCCGTTGTCAACTGGATTGCACCTTTTGGTACTTTAACTGCAACCCACGGCTGGTTAGATAAAAATGTTGCTTTTTTTATCTTAGGCGCTCCTGTCATGGATAAAATTTTCCCTAAACCCGATAACACCTTAGCTAGCACTCTTGGCTTCCAACAAACAGTTCCCACAGAACTTAATCCCAATAATGGGCAATTTTTCCTGGATGTGGAACGGACGATGAAAAATTTTCCCATACCACAGCTATTCTCCAATCAAAAAACTTTACTAGCAGCAACACGTTCAATAGGGGTAACAGCTGCTGTTAGTGATAATCGCAGTACCCGCTACGACATTTTTTTTGCACTCAAAAAAGCTGGTAACTCAGTTATACCCAACAAGAGCAAAAATGCTGCACCCACACCAAATCCCACCCAATCTCCATAA
- a CDS encoding chorismate lyase: MTATFTPKDNPTLPAAWHRLTPIWQGGEEVIQQSLPHTHLAPTWQMLLLGDGSPTRHLELLTGEPTEVDVIDMSLIGMDLDDAPELIQAVPGPRLRRQVWLRTPSGQRLAYASSWWEASHVDEYLQNRSLPIWASLARLRTELYRDVRGIYYGYSDALESGFEVAGPFWGRHYLFWHHGQPLTLIYEVFSPYLTKYLGPMQLNSTNGKV; encoded by the coding sequence TTGACTGCAACTTTTACTCCGAAAGACAACCCAACACTGCCAGCAGCGTGGCATCGCCTCACTCCGATTTGGCAAGGTGGGGAGGAAGTTATCCAGCAGAGTTTGCCTCACACTCATCTGGCACCAACATGGCAAATGCTGCTTCTAGGGGATGGTTCGCCGACAAGGCATTTAGAGTTGCTTACAGGCGAACCTACAGAAGTAGATGTGATTGACATGTCATTGATTGGCATGGATTTAGATGATGCTCCAGAATTAATTCAAGCTGTACCAGGGCCGCGACTGCGACGACAGGTATGGCTGCGTACCCCCTCTGGTCAGAGATTGGCCTATGCTAGCTCGTGGTGGGAAGCCAGTCATGTAGATGAGTATTTGCAAAATCGTTCATTGCCAATTTGGGCTAGTTTGGCACGTCTCCGCACAGAGTTGTATCGCGATGTGCGAGGAATTTACTATGGTTACTCAGATGCCCTAGAGTCCGGGTTTGAGGTGGCTGGGCCTTTTTGGGGTCGCCACTACCTGTTTTGGCATCATGGACAACCACTAACGCTGATTTATGAAGTTTTTTCGCCTTATTTAACTAAATATTTGGGGCCCATGCAGTTAAACTCCACTAATGGAAAGGTATGA